From one Zhongshania sp. R06B22 genomic stretch:
- a CDS encoding BLUF domain-containing protein, with the protein MFLTRLIYASQPSNSFKPEDIEKILVSARRNNAAKAVTGLLYFNQHYFLQCLEGSRSAVNEIYHKIIRDDRHQMPLILDYTETIERNFSTWGMAYLPETEVTRVLYAKFSGLTELSPYHMRGESCHKLMGDLRTAIPAV; encoded by the coding sequence ATGTTCTTGACCCGTCTAATCTACGCCAGTCAGCCTTCTAATAGTTTTAAGCCAGAAGATATTGAAAAAATATTAGTGTCCGCGCGGCGAAATAACGCCGCTAAGGCAGTGACGGGCTTGCTGTACTTCAACCAACACTATTTTCTGCAGTGTTTAGAGGGATCGCGAAGTGCGGTCAATGAAATTTATCATAAAATTATCCGCGATGATCGCCATCAAATGCCGCTGATACTCGACTATACAGAGACGATCGAGCGGAATTTTTCAACATGGGGGATGGCATATCTGCCTGAAACTGAAGTGACAAGGGTGCTTTACGCGAAATTTTCAGGTCTGACTGAGCTCTCGCCATACCATATGCGTGGAGAAAGTTGCCACAAACTGATGGGCGATCTTAGGACGGCTATACCTGCGGTATAA
- a CDS encoding cytochrome P450, with protein sequence MNIKSAVIEKGTSIIEKSASVVPIHVQIKGAHLYQKARKKIFKIQDFPPFVEADIPDVADLELKDIDVSNPFLFKQNRWESYFKRLRDERPVHYQKSSRFGPFWSVTRYEDIMFVDKHHELFSAEPIIMLGDRPEGLHADTFIAMDPPKHDVQRQAVQGVVAPQNLKEMEGLIRSRAADVLDSLPLDEPFDWVEKVSIELTARMLATLFDFPYERRRDLADWSDVIGGSVELTGGELSTDQGFTAAAEVAKAFSALWREKEAKKAAGEEMGFDLISMLLANEDTKDMINRPMEFLGNLALLIVGGNDTTRNSMTGGVFAFSKFPDEFIKLKNKPSLIPNMVSEIIRWQTPLAYMRRVAKEDVELNGQTIRKGDKVVMWYVSGNRDERVIAQPDDFIIDRKNARNHLSFGFGVHRCMGNRLAEMQLRILWEELIKRFDNIEVLAEPEYVQSNFVKGYSKMMVKLTAKS encoded by the coding sequence ATGAATATTAAATCAGCAGTCATAGAGAAAGGCACCTCAATAATTGAAAAGAGCGCGTCGGTCGTGCCTATTCATGTGCAAATTAAAGGTGCTCATTTATATCAGAAGGCGAGGAAGAAGATATTTAAGATTCAGGACTTTCCACCCTTTGTTGAGGCGGATATTCCCGACGTGGCAGACCTTGAACTCAAGGACATCGACGTTAGCAACCCATTCCTGTTTAAGCAAAACCGCTGGGAATCTTACTTTAAGCGCCTGCGTGACGAACGCCCGGTGCACTATCAAAAAAGTAGCCGCTTTGGGCCATTCTGGTCGGTTACCCGTTATGAAGACATTATGTTTGTCGACAAGCACCACGAGTTGTTCTCGGCCGAACCTATTATCATGCTGGGCGACCGCCCTGAAGGTCTCCATGCCGACACCTTTATTGCCATGGATCCGCCCAAACACGATGTCCAGCGGCAGGCCGTTCAAGGCGTTGTTGCACCGCAAAACCTTAAGGAGATGGAAGGTCTGATTCGCAGTCGAGCCGCAGACGTTTTAGACAGCCTCCCCCTTGATGAACCCTTCGACTGGGTAGAAAAAGTCTCTATTGAACTGACCGCGAGAATGCTCGCGACTTTGTTTGACTTCCCTTATGAGCGACGCCGTGACCTAGCTGATTGGTCAGATGTTATCGGTGGTAGCGTGGAGCTTACCGGCGGCGAGTTATCAACTGATCAGGGCTTTACCGCAGCGGCGGAGGTCGCAAAAGCATTTTCCGCGCTGTGGCGAGAAAAGGAGGCCAAAAAAGCCGCCGGTGAAGAAATGGGTTTCGATCTCATCAGCATGCTACTGGCCAATGAGGACACCAAGGACATGATTAACCGTCCTATGGAGTTTCTCGGCAACCTAGCACTGCTAATTGTGGGCGGCAACGACACCACCCGTAACTCTATGACTGGCGGTGTATTTGCCTTCAGTAAGTTTCCCGACGAATTTATTAAGCTCAAGAACAAGCCGAGCCTGATCCCGAATATGGTGTCAGAAATTATTCGCTGGCAAACCCCGCTTGCCTATATGCGCCGTGTTGCCAAGGAAGACGTCGAGCTGAATGGTCAGACCATCAGAAAAGGCGACAAAGTGGTAATGTGGTATGTATCTGGAAATCGTGATGAGCGGGTTATAGCTCAGCCCGATGATTTTATTATCGACCGCAAAAATGCCCGTAATCATCTGTCCTTCGGCTTTGGTGTTCACCGCTGTATGGGTAACCGTTTGGCAGAAATGCAGCTGCGTATCCTCTGGGAAGAGTTAATCAAGCGCTTTGATAACATTGAAGTGCTCGCCGAGCCCGAATACGTGCAGTCGAATTTCGTAAAGGGTTATTCAAAAATGATGGTAAAGCTCACGGCTAAGTCTTAG
- a CDS encoding 2Fe-2S iron-sulfur cluster-binding protein: MGIITFVEHDGTEHVVDIEEGKSLMQTAMDNLVPGIDADCGGSCACGTCHVIVDPEWVPAVGNASEEEILMLDMTPEKSASSRLSCQVTTSASMDGMVVRLPEFQM; encoded by the coding sequence ATGGGCATTATTACTTTTGTAGAGCATGACGGCACCGAGCACGTGGTTGACATTGAAGAGGGTAAGTCCCTGATGCAAACCGCGATGGATAATCTGGTGCCTGGTATCGATGCGGACTGTGGCGGTTCATGTGCCTGCGGCACCTGCCATGTCATTGTTGACCCCGAATGGGTGCCTGCGGTTGGTAATGCTAGTGAAGAAGAAATACTGATGTTGGATATGACACCTGAAAAATCTGCTAGCTCGCGTTTGTCTTGCCAAGTAACAACCTCCGCCTCTATGGATGGCATGGTCGTTCGTCTACCTGAATTTCAAATGTAA
- a CDS encoding TetR/AcrR family transcriptional regulator, translated as MARPKRQNNSPETRQRILEAARIEFAAQGIAAPLEAIAARCDIKRPSLLHHFSSKQELIAAVTDDILRMTRERLLDTISDQNGDYATTMQQIFGVLRQLEQEEKGVAGVLVHAMLAEEAGGPVTTRMEEFIDIIYASSAMAGSQKTQNPEEFRAAIAHLVIGELTREALGSRAKALWGSGDGLTPLFTSYFLDDNSHKKDL; from the coding sequence ATGGCACGCCCCAAAAGACAAAATAACTCACCGGAAACGCGCCAGCGTATATTAGAGGCTGCCCGCATTGAATTTGCCGCGCAGGGCATTGCCGCGCCGCTAGAAGCTATCGCGGCGCGATGCGATATTAAGCGGCCATCGTTGCTTCACCACTTTTCATCCAAGCAAGAACTGATCGCCGCCGTCACTGACGACATCCTGCGAATGACCCGGGAGCGCCTGCTCGATACCATCTCAGATCAAAACGGTGATTACGCCACCACTATGCAACAAATATTCGGTGTATTGCGTCAACTTGAACAGGAAGAAAAAGGCGTGGCGGGGGTTTTAGTTCACGCTATGTTGGCGGAAGAAGCAGGTGGTCCAGTGACCACAAGAATGGAGGAGTTCATTGATATTATTTATGCCTCCTCGGCAATGGCGGGTAGTCAAAAAACCCAGAACCCAGAAGAATTTCGAGCCGCGATAGCCCATTTGGTTATTGGTGAATTAACGCGCGAGGCACTGGGCAGCCGGGCCAAGGCACTTTGGGGTAGCGGTGATGGCTTAACCCCATTATTCACCAGCTACTTCCTCGACGACAACTCTCACAAGAAAGATCTATAA